A window of Polaribacter litorisediminis contains these coding sequences:
- a CDS encoding tyrosine-type recombinase/integrase has protein sequence MKLNYSEPKIYTGGVDISQWSSFSSEQKKTALSKDWFVYFSFRNPETGRLKKEPFIKAGVNKLKTKRERYAFLKTMQQALLQLLQYGFNPYEDNTALEASIFSGNLEVSNKVAKQPKQVKIKKEQQTIPENKQVANQKTEAPSLTIAETIAFGLSLKVNMMNKNSFVQYKSRIGAFEKWLKSKELYNNPITFITKKMVIEYLNSVLQRTSARNRNNTRTDIASLFQLLEDNEIIKDNFVKKIAVLKSVPKRNKTYTPKIEKEIYEHMREVDPHLWLFVKFFANNFLRPIEVCRLRIGDIDIQDKKLYVKAKNKPVKIKIIPEILLEELPDLSNFKPTSNLFGRFNIGEEWAADVINKRNEFSKRFKVIKDHFELGVEYGLYSFRHTSITKLYRKFREKMSQHEAKSNLMPITGHSTMVALEKYLRDIDAELPEDYSNFLR, from the coding sequence ATGAAATTGAATTATTCTGAGCCAAAAATCTACACTGGAGGAGTGGATATTTCACAATGGTCGAGCTTTTCTTCTGAACAAAAAAAGACAGCGCTTTCCAAAGATTGGTTTGTTTATTTTTCTTTTCGAAATCCTGAGACAGGGAGATTAAAAAAAGAACCTTTTATCAAAGCAGGTGTAAATAAATTAAAAACAAAACGAGAACGTTACGCCTTTCTAAAAACGATGCAACAGGCTTTATTGCAATTATTGCAATATGGATTCAATCCGTATGAGGATAATACTGCCTTAGAAGCCTCGATTTTTTCAGGGAATCTAGAGGTGAGCAATAAAGTTGCCAAACAACCAAAACAAGTCAAGATTAAAAAAGAACAGCAGACTATTCCAGAAAACAAACAAGTAGCAAACCAAAAAACGGAAGCACCTTCCTTAACGATCGCAGAAACCATTGCATTTGGCTTATCGCTCAAAGTGAACATGATGAATAAAAATTCTTTTGTTCAATATAAGAGTAGGATAGGAGCATTTGAAAAATGGTTAAAATCAAAAGAACTTTATAACAATCCCATCACCTTTATTACAAAGAAAATGGTCATTGAATACTTAAATTCAGTTTTACAAAGAACTAGTGCTAGAAATCGTAATAATACGAGAACAGATATTGCTTCGCTATTTCAATTATTAGAGGACAATGAAATTATAAAGGACAATTTTGTCAAAAAAATAGCTGTCTTAAAATCAGTTCCTAAGAGAAACAAAACATATACCCCAAAAATAGAAAAAGAGATTTATGAGCATATGCGAGAAGTAGATCCTCATTTATGGTTGTTTGTAAAGTTTTTTGCTAACAATTTCTTAAGACCCATTGAAGTATGTAGATTAAGAATTGGTGATATTGATATTCAGGATAAGAAATTGTATGTAAAGGCAAAAAATAAGCCTGTGAAGATTAAAATTATTCCCGAAATTTTATTGGAGGAGCTACCTGATTTATCGAACTTTAAACCAACTTCAAATTTGTTTGGAAGATTTAACATCGGGGAAGAGTGGGCTGCAGATGTTATCAACAAGCGAAATGAGTTTTCTAAACGTTTTAAGGTGATTAAAGATCACTTTGAATTAGGGGTAGAATATGGACTGTATAGTTTTCGACACACCAGTATTACCAAACTTTACAGAAAGTTTCGAGAGAAAATGTCTCAGCATGAAGCTAAAAGTAATTTAATGCCCATTACAGGTCATTCTACGATGGTGGCATTAGAAAAATACTTAAGAGATATTGATGCTGAGTTGCCAGAAGATTACTCAAACTTTTTGAGGTAA
- a CDS encoding type II toxin-antitoxin system PemK/MazF family toxin has translation MELEQYSIVLVNLDPTIGSKIKKTRPCVIVSPNEINKFLRTIVVAPMTTNLKNYPTRIKVKHNGKKGMIAIDQIRTIDKSRILKTFDQLSKSEIQNCKDIIRETFVD, from the coding sequence ATGGAGTTAGAGCAGTATTCTATAGTACTGGTAAATCTTGACCCAACCATTGGTAGCAAAATTAAAAAAACAAGGCCTTGTGTTATTGTTTCACCAAACGAAATTAATAAGTTTTTAAGAACAATTGTCGTTGCTCCCATGACAACGAACCTAAAAAATTATCCGACTAGAATTAAAGTAAAGCATAACGGTAAAAAAGGAATGATTGCAATCGACCAAATTCGGACAATTGACAAATCTCGAATATTAAAAACATTTGACCAATTATCTAAATCTGAAATACAGAATTGTAAAGATATTATTAGAGAAACTTTTGTAGATTAA
- a CDS encoding AbrB/MazE/SpoVT family DNA-binding domain-containing protein encodes METAIIKIGNSKGLRLSKTILEKYNIKDKVEMILEKGQIILKPISSPRKNWEKAFEEMHENNDDRLLFNDVFEDENFEEWS; translated from the coding sequence ATGGAAACAGCAATTATAAAAATAGGAAATTCTAAAGGTCTGCGTTTAAGCAAAACTATATTAGAAAAGTATAATATAAAAGACAAGGTCGAAATGATTTTGGAAAAAGGACAAATAATCCTTAAACCAATTAGTAGTCCACGAAAAAACTGGGAAAAAGCATTTGAAGAAATGCATGAGAATAATGATGACAGATTATTATTCAATGATGTTTTTGAAGACGAAAATTTTGAGGAATGGAGTTAG
- a CDS encoding LytR/AlgR family response regulator transcription factor: MTNCLIIENDKKEIEKISALENELIDINFTYITEVEETALNLILKNNFNLIFFNLDSSNIILSEFLLDIRNSYKSKLEFIGLSTKKESAYKAYKYDFCDFILKPLTELSIRKCILKFKKKQTAHINKTICLKSNKDYRYLCIDDILFLKADSNTTDFYMSDGTKISAYKTLKTFENSLPKNFLRIHKSYIININCISRIH, from the coding sequence ATGACTAATTGTTTAATTATTGAAAATGATAAAAAAGAGATTGAAAAAATCTCAGCTTTAGAAAATGAATTGATAGATATAAATTTCACTTACATAACAGAAGTAGAAGAAACTGCATTAAATTTAATATTAAAAAATAATTTCAATCTTATTTTTTTCAACTTAGATAGTTCTAATATCATACTTTCAGAATTTTTATTAGATATCCGTAATTCATATAAATCTAAACTTGAGTTTATTGGTTTGTCTACAAAAAAAGAAAGTGCTTATAAAGCTTATAAATATGATTTCTGTGATTTTATTTTGAAGCCTTTAACAGAATTGAGTATTAGGAAATGTATTCTGAAGTTCAAAAAAAAACAAACAGCACATATTAATAAAACTATTTGTTTAAAATCTAACAAAGACTATAGATATCTATGTATAGATGATATTCTTTTTTTAAAAGCAGATAGTAACACCACGGATTTTTATATGTCAGATGGAACTAAAATAAGTGCTTATAAAACCCTAAAGACATTTGAAAACTCATTGCCTAAAAACTTTTTAAGGATTCATAAAAGTTATATTATTAATATCAACTGTATTTCCAGAATTCACTAG
- a CDS encoding tetratricopeptide repeat-containing sensor histidine kinase: MKKKILFKYILLLFYFIFFQSCNFHDKENNNIKPNLDSLSLWIKNSKNPKNSLIRKRQYLDKSYNFIISNKIDTVNLKKLSDVAYQTFKVKDTFLFKKRNKKVIELALKIKDSFSLGDAHWNYATYYNKIRDFEKSYYHFNEAEKYFKNYKYYVGKMLVGKAFIKGRFSDYIGSEQNIIKAIKIFKELKKDNDLLNSYTSLGVIQSDLKLYDKSLFYYQKALEYSSKVKNNSKLDLNNNIGLIYLKKGNYQKARLFFDKGLDLTLKQDKPLSYARILDNYAYCKLLIRDTLGIKEDFFKALAIRDSLKNKDGILISKIHLAEYYKFSEDTLKAKKYALDANKIANSIKNSRDYLASLKILVSLDEEKSKLYLKDYISYSDSLLNVERNYQNKFARISHDTDEYIEETERLAKQRIWVTLISLSTILIIILFYFLRVQKVKNEKLLLETEQQKSNEQIYLLTLKQQSKLEEEKLKERNRISEELHDGILGRLFGARVGLGFIEINCNEKNKKQYQLFLDELQNVEKEIRDVSHKLSDNFDNAEINFTFIIKQLVIDKSKVGDFKYSIYFDENINWYQIDEVVKVNLYRIIQEVIQNIIKYANATLVSIKFSLKNNNLVLSLSDDGIGFNIKKKKNGIGIKNIKSRVQKLNGICKISSSFNNGVEINIEIPLN, translated from the coding sequence TTGAAAAAAAAAATACTTTTTAAATATATATTATTACTTTTTTATTTTATTTTTTTTCAGTCTTGTAACTTCCATGATAAAGAAAATAATAATATAAAACCAAATTTAGACAGCCTATCTTTATGGATAAAAAATTCAAAAAATCCAAAAAATTCACTTATTAGAAAACGTCAATATTTAGACAAAAGTTATAATTTTATTATATCTAACAAAATTGACACTGTAAATCTCAAAAAATTAAGTGATGTAGCGTATCAAACTTTTAAAGTAAAAGATACTTTTTTATTCAAAAAAAGGAATAAAAAAGTTATTGAACTAGCTCTAAAAATAAAAGATTCATTTTCTTTAGGAGATGCACACTGGAACTATGCAACGTATTATAATAAAATAAGAGATTTCGAAAAATCATATTATCATTTTAATGAAGCCGAAAAATACTTTAAAAATTATAAATATTATGTAGGAAAAATGTTAGTAGGAAAAGCTTTTATTAAAGGAAGGTTTTCAGATTATATTGGGAGTGAACAGAACATTATCAAAGCAATAAAAATTTTCAAAGAACTAAAAAAAGATAATGATTTATTAAATTCATATACTTCTTTAGGTGTTATTCAATCTGATCTTAAATTATACGATAAATCACTTTTCTATTATCAAAAAGCGTTAGAATATTCTTCAAAGGTTAAAAACAATAGTAAATTAGACTTAAATAATAATATTGGGTTAATTTATCTTAAAAAAGGCAACTATCAAAAAGCGAGATTATTTTTTGATAAAGGTTTAGATTTAACACTGAAACAAGATAAACCTCTAAGTTATGCAAGAATACTTGACAATTATGCATACTGTAAATTACTAATTAGAGATACTTTAGGTATTAAAGAGGATTTTTTTAAAGCTTTAGCTATAAGAGATAGTCTAAAAAATAAAGATGGTATTTTAATAAGTAAAATTCATTTGGCAGAGTACTATAAATTTTCAGAAGATACTTTAAAAGCAAAAAAATATGCTCTCGATGCCAATAAAATTGCAAATAGTATTAAAAATAGTAGAGATTATTTAGCATCTCTAAAAATATTGGTATCCTTAGATGAAGAAAAATCAAAACTTTACTTAAAAGACTATATATCATATTCCGATAGCTTACTTAATGTAGAAAGGAACTATCAAAATAAATTTGCTAGGATATCTCACGATACAGACGAATATATTGAAGAAACAGAACGATTAGCAAAACAAAGAATATGGGTAACGTTAATCTCCTTGAGCACAATTTTAATTATAATACTATTTTACTTTTTAAGAGTTCAAAAAGTTAAAAACGAAAAACTATTACTAGAAACTGAGCAACAAAAATCAAACGAACAAATTTATTTATTAACCTTAAAACAACAGTCTAAACTGGAAGAGGAGAAATTAAAAGAGAGAAACAGAATTTCGGAAGAATTGCATGATGGAATTCTTGGGAGACTTTTTGGTGCTAGAGTTGGTTTAGGGTTTATAGAAATTAATTGTAATGAAAAGAATAAAAAGCAGTATCAACTTTTTTTAGATGAGCTTCAAAATGTAGAGAAAGAAATTAGAGATGTTTCTCATAAATTAAGTGATAATTTTGATAACGCTGAGATAAATTTCACATTTATTATTAAACAACTAGTAATAGATAAAAGTAAGGTAGGGGATTTTAAATACAGTATTTATTTTGATGAAAATATCAATTGGTATCAAATAGATGAGGTAGTTAAAGTTAATTTATATAGAATTATACAAGAGGTAATCCAAAATATAATTAAATATGCAAATGCAACCTTAGTATCAATTAAGTTTAGTTTGAAAAATAACAATTTAGTTTTATCTTTATCTGATGATGGTATTGGATTTAATATTAAGAAAAAAAAGAATGGTATCGGTATTAAAAACATTAAATCTAGAGTACAAAAATTGAATGGTATTTGTAAAATTTCTTCATCTTTTAACAACGGAGTAGAAATTAATATCGAAATACCGTTAAACTAA
- a CDS encoding response regulator, with amino-acid sequence MERKKCSVLIIDDHPLICDAYINALNLVEKGNSNLVFKVSLAHNCDDAFAKIKESSNRILKYQLIFLDIKLPPSKDRRILSGEDLGLKINELLPEAKVIISTTYNDNYRIYSLLKNLNPDGLLIKNDITTNELVNAITLVLESPPYYSSSVSQTIRNEMLNDLLLDKIDRRLLYELSIGTKTKDLPIILPLSIAGVEKRKRNLKSIFNVSKLEDKDLIEKAREKGFI; translated from the coding sequence ATGGAAAGAAAAAAGTGTTCGGTATTAATAATAGATGATCACCCTTTAATTTGTGATGCTTACATTAATGCTCTAAATTTAGTAGAAAAAGGAAATTCTAATTTAGTCTTTAAAGTAAGTTTAGCACATAATTGTGATGATGCTTTTGCAAAAATTAAAGAATCTTCAAATAGAATTTTAAAATATCAGTTAATTTTTCTAGATATAAAACTACCTCCTTCAAAAGATAGAAGGATTCTTTCTGGGGAGGACTTAGGTCTTAAAATAAATGAGTTACTTCCAGAAGCAAAAGTAATTATTTCAACTACGTATAATGATAATTATAGAATATATAGTTTACTAAAAAATTTAAATCCTGATGGGTTGTTAATAAAGAATGATATTACAACAAATGAACTTGTGAATGCAATTACTTTAGTTCTTGAAAGTCCACCCTATTATAGTAGCTCTGTTTCTCAAACAATAAGAAACGAAATGTTAAATGACCTTCTTTTAGATAAAATTGATAGAAGGCTTTTATATGAATTATCTATTGGAACAAAGACTAAAGATTTACCAATAATATTACCTTTATCTATTGCAGGAGTAGAAAAACGTAAAAGAAATTTAAAAAGTATTTTCAATGTTTCTAAGCTTGAAGATAAAGATTTAATTGAAAAAGCCCGAGAGAAAGGGTTTATTTAA
- a CDS encoding TolC family protein codes for MKNILKYLIFSFLIIVSNNLHSQKKWTLEECISYAKENNVEVIKQKIRTEILVSDTKISKGNFLPDANFNASQNLSLGNSFNVSTNVGQRESSSNSFSLSSSLNIFNGFSDKYKLQKSKLEESKSEIEIEKIRFDLALNITNKFLQVLFNKEIFLVTKQQVDISKQNYDRLKKLYEKALIGKREVLEIESTLSSDQKEKNIAKNNVQNSLIELQELLGIQQFINFDIEEIKIKNSLNKDIKLTEDVIDRNPEIVSLKINLELRKKDIKISKASFYPRINLNYSYSSNYFHILGQEDLVFNQETNQTEPNGFWVQLNNNRTHYIGLSAVFPIFNRFSTIENNKKAKEELKISEIDLKNKRQVLINKMKIAYNDVNTAESNLKAAKIAFKTQKQAFDIVQKQYLLGNIDNYEFLESKTKLTRNNSEYIKAKYEYFFKGKILDFYFFK; via the coding sequence ATGAAAAACATATTGAAATATCTAATTTTTAGTTTTTTAATTATTGTTTCTAATAATTTACATTCTCAAAAAAAATGGACTTTAGAGGAATGTATAAGTTATGCTAAAGAAAACAATGTTGAAGTAATAAAACAAAAAATAAGAACAGAGATATTAGTTAGCGATACAAAAATATCTAAAGGAAATTTTTTGCCAGATGCAAATTTTAATGCATCTCAAAATCTATCACTAGGAAATTCATTTAATGTTTCTACAAATGTTGGTCAAAGAGAAAGTAGTTCGAATAGCTTTAGCCTATCTTCATCTTTAAATATTTTTAATGGTTTTTCGGATAAATATAAATTACAGAAATCTAAACTTGAAGAAAGTAAGTCTGAGATAGAGATTGAAAAGATAAGGTTTGATTTAGCTTTAAATATTACAAATAAATTTCTACAAGTATTATTTAATAAAGAAATCTTTTTAGTTACCAAACAACAAGTTGATATTAGTAAACAAAACTATGATAGGTTAAAAAAGCTTTACGAAAAAGCTTTGATTGGAAAACGAGAAGTTTTAGAAATAGAATCTACACTATCTTCAGATCAAAAAGAAAAAAATATTGCTAAAAATAACGTACAAAATAGTTTAATAGAACTTCAAGAATTATTAGGTATACAGCAATTTATTAATTTTGACATTGAAGAGATTAAGATTAAGAATTCACTAAATAAAGATATAAAACTTACAGAGGACGTAATAGATAGAAACCCAGAAATAGTTTCTTTAAAAATAAATCTAGAGCTGAGAAAAAAAGATATTAAGATTTCAAAAGCAAGCTTTTATCCTAGAATTAATTTAAACTATTCATATAGTAGCAATTATTTTCATATTTTAGGTCAGGAAGATTTAGTTTTTAACCAAGAGACAAATCAGACTGAGCCTAATGGTTTTTGGGTTCAATTAAATAATAATAGAACTCACTACATAGGTTTGTCTGCAGTTTTTCCTATTTTCAATCGTTTTTCAACAATAGAAAACAATAAAAAAGCTAAAGAAGAATTAAAAATTTCTGAAATAGATTTGAAGAATAAAAGACAAGTTTTAATAAATAAAATGAAAATAGCCTATAATGATGTAAACACTGCGGAATCAAATTTAAAGGCTGCCAAAATAGCTTTTAAAACTCAAAAACAAGCTTTTGATATTGTACAAAAACAATATCTACTTGGAAATATTGATAATTATGAATTTCTTGAAAGTAAAACGAAATTAACAAGAAATAATTCAGAATATATTAAGGCAAAATATGAGTACTTTTTTAAAGGGAAAATACTAGATTTTTATTTTTTTAAATAA
- a CDS encoding efflux RND transporter permease subunit, protein MVKFLINRPIAVFMATLAFLLLGVVSSSRIPTSLMPNIPIPEITVQVSYPNNTTRELETNLIRPLRNQLLQVGNLKDITSETRDGFATLKLVFEYGTNTNLAFIEVNEKVDASLNYLPRDLERPKVIKASATDIPIVNLTVSLKENFSKEKFLELSDFTETVLKKRIEQLPDIALADISGLTKPEISVTPNTQKLQSLGIGTNELINAIKQNNFELGNLLVQNGIYQYNFKFANPLKNKKDIEEIYLNINDKLFQLKDLAKVSLQSEKEKGLVYLNGKRAIVLSIIKQADARVYELKEALEKVTNSFNKDYPDLEFSTNQDQTKLLKLSIDNLKSSLWIGSLLAIMIMFFFLKDVKSPLIIAVSIPISLVISILFMYLFGLSINIISLSGLILGVGMMIDNAIIVIDNITQKLETGENLINACVKGTNEIITPLISSVLTTCSVFLPLLFLSGITGALFYDQALAVAIGLFSSLLVSILLIPVIYKQLKNKNFKIEKWLQFNVKTQQIENWYEKGYHFFFKRKIIVFSISIISILLAVILFLKMPYSQLPNTNQNEAILSIDWNENINVDENQNRIQTLFENEKTLKTVFSKVGEQQFLLERDNSKSFSEASIYLQTKTVNEIENLKKELQVKLLRRYPNATISLDAPKNIFQYLFGNEKEELVAQISSRGSLEVPTENKVQDIQELLNGYTNSEIPLKQTAFIEVLHENVLLYDVSYDDLVNELKTTFNQNFIDNLKTAQKFIPIKLNYENEAFDKMISELFVKNKNKELIAVRNLIRIYPSNQYKSITANRAGEFLAFNIKTQKKPEKKIEEIQSIFQNQSNFNINFSGSFFDVQELGNQLLIVILVAVLLLYFIMAAQFESLWQPIIILLEIPIDIGGALLLLWLFGGTINVMAAIGIVVMSGVIINDSILKLHTINMLRKEGKTIEEAIKLGGKLRLKPILMTSLTTILALLPFLFMDGLGAKLQKPLALTVIGGMLIGTFISLYFIPLMYSLLSKKES, encoded by the coding sequence ATGGTAAAGTTTCTAATAAATAGACCCATTGCTGTTTTTATGGCTACTCTAGCCTTTTTATTATTAGGTGTTGTTTCTTCATCAAGAATTCCAACTTCTTTAATGCCTAATATTCCAATACCAGAAATTACAGTTCAAGTTAGTTACCCTAACAATACAACTCGAGAATTAGAAACAAACTTAATAAGACCGCTAAGAAATCAGCTACTTCAAGTCGGTAACTTAAAAGATATTACTTCAGAAACAAGAGATGGTTTTGCAACACTAAAGTTAGTGTTTGAATATGGTACAAACACTAATTTAGCTTTTATTGAGGTTAATGAAAAAGTAGATGCTTCATTAAATTATTTGCCTAGAGATTTAGAAAGACCTAAAGTTATAAAAGCTTCTGCCACAGATATTCCTATTGTTAACTTAACAGTCTCATTAAAAGAAAATTTTTCTAAAGAAAAATTTTTAGAATTAAGTGATTTTACAGAAACTGTTTTAAAAAAAAGAATAGAGCAATTACCAGATATTGCTCTTGCAGATATTAGTGGTTTAACAAAACCAGAAATTTCAGTTACTCCTAATACTCAAAAGTTACAAAGTTTAGGAATTGGCACAAATGAGTTAATTAATGCAATTAAACAAAATAACTTTGAACTAGGAAATCTATTGGTACAAAATGGAATTTATCAATACAATTTCAAATTTGCAAATCCACTTAAAAATAAAAAAGATATTGAAGAAATTTATTTAAATATAAATGATAAATTATTTCAGTTAAAAGATTTAGCTAAAGTTAGTTTACAATCAGAAAAAGAAAAAGGCTTAGTTTATTTAAATGGAAAAAGAGCGATTGTTTTATCGATTATTAAACAAGCTGATGCAAGAGTTTATGAGTTAAAAGAAGCTTTAGAAAAAGTAACAAATTCTTTTAATAAAGATTATCCTGACTTGGAATTTTCAACAAATCAAGATCAAACTAAATTGCTAAAACTTTCTATTGATAATTTAAAATCGAGTTTATGGATAGGAAGCCTTTTGGCAATTATGATTATGTTTTTCTTTTTAAAAGATGTAAAATCTCCTTTAATAATTGCGGTAAGTATTCCAATTTCCTTAGTAATTAGTATTTTGTTCATGTATTTATTTGGCTTGTCTATAAATATAATTTCACTTTCTGGTTTAATTCTAGGTGTAGGAATGATGATAGACAACGCTATTATTGTAATCGACAACATAACACAAAAATTAGAAACTGGAGAAAATTTAATAAATGCTTGTGTAAAAGGAACCAACGAAATTATAACACCTTTAATAAGTTCTGTTTTAACAACTTGTTCTGTTTTTTTACCATTACTTTTTTTAAGTGGTATTACAGGTGCATTATTCTATGACCAGGCATTGGCAGTTGCTATTGGTTTGTTTTCTTCTTTACTAGTATCTATACTACTAATACCTGTAATCTATAAACAGTTAAAAAATAAAAACTTTAAAATAGAAAAATGGTTACAATTTAATGTAAAAACTCAGCAAATTGAAAATTGGTACGAGAAAGGATACCATTTCTTTTTTAAAAGAAAAATAATTGTTTTTTCTATTTCGATAATAAGTATTTTACTAGCAGTAATTTTATTTTTAAAAATGCCCTATTCACAATTGCCAAATACAAATCAAAATGAGGCAATCTTGTCTATAGATTGGAACGAGAATATTAATGTTGATGAAAACCAAAATAGAATACAAACTTTATTTGAAAATGAGAAAACACTGAAAACGGTTTTTTCTAAAGTTGGAGAGCAACAATTCTTATTAGAAAGAGATAATAGCAAGAGTTTTTCTGAAGCATCTATATACTTACAAACAAAGACGGTAAATGAAATTGAGAATTTAAAAAAAGAACTTCAAGTAAAACTTTTAAGGAGATATCCAAATGCAACAATTTCATTAGATGCTCCAAAAAATATATTTCAATATTTATTTGGAAATGAGAAAGAAGAGTTAGTTGCACAAATATCTTCAAGAGGCTCTCTAGAGGTGCCAACTGAAAATAAGGTGCAAGATATACAAGAACTATTAAATGGTTATACAAACTCTGAAATACCCTTAAAACAAACAGCATTTATAGAAGTGCTTCATGAAAATGTTTTACTATATGATGTTTCTTATGATGATTTAGTAAATGAGCTGAAAACTACTTTTAATCAAAACTTTATAGATAATTTAAAAACTGCTCAAAAGTTTATTCCTATTAAATTAAATTATGAAAATGAAGCTTTCGATAAAATGATTTCTGAATTATTCGTAAAAAATAAAAACAAAGAATTAATAGCTGTTAGAAATTTAATTAGAATATACCCTTCCAACCAATACAAATCGATTACAGCTAACAGAGCTGGTGAGTTTTTAGCTTTCAATATTAAAACTCAAAAAAAACCTGAGAAGAAAATTGAAGAAATACAAAGCATATTTCAAAATCAAAGTAATTTTAATATTAATTTTAGTGGTAGTTTTTTCGATGTACAAGAATTAGGTAATCAATTATTAATAGTAATCTTGGTAGCGGTATTATTACTTTATTTTATTATGGCAGCTCAATTTGAGTCTTTATGGCAACCTATTATTATTTTATTGGAAATACCAATAGACATTGGTGGTGCATTGTTATTACTTTGGTTGTTTGGTGGAACAATTAATGTGATGGCTGCAATAGGGATAGTAGTAATGAGTGGAGTAATTATAAATGATAGTATTTTAAAATTACACACCATAAATATGTTAAGGAAAGAAGGCAAAACTATTGAAGAAGCTATAAAATTAGGAGGTAAATTACGTTTAAAACCTATTTTAATGACCTCTTTAACCACTATTTTAGCGTTATTACCATTTTTATTTATGGATGGCTTAGGAGCTAAACTACAAAAACCACTGGCATTAACGGTTATCGGAGGAATGCTTATTGGAACTTTTATAAGTTTGTATTTTATACCTTTAATGTATTCTTTGTTAAGTAAAAAAGAAAGCTAA
- a CDS encoding efflux RND transporter periplasmic adaptor subunit, with amino-acid sequence MNLKFYFILILIIYMFSKCKNNEIVNNEDYNDISYDTIKVLTKKIDVNYFNKKILFNGKINYSLKSDLRFTQNNIISSIKTSVGEIVKYNQVLGLLENKILENSIEKAKIELQKAKYKFEEEKINFGNNITKSSFENLKIRSGLFEAQNNLDRAQIEYNQTILKAPFSGIIANLEKKEGDFITTADVFCTLINPNKLEVFFSVLENEFQFVSIGQEIEILSFVNNDESLKGRITEINPLVDKNGLIKIKAKVLSKETNLLDGMNVKVLINKPLKDVIVIPKEALVLRSNRQVVFTLEKGLAKWNYVEVAGENNNSYAIKKGLKVSDTIIVSGNLNLSHDAKVNATFIEKEVYIK; translated from the coding sequence ATGAATTTAAAATTTTATTTTATTTTAATTCTTATTATTTACATGTTTTCTAAATGTAAAAATAATGAGATAGTGAATAATGAAGACTATAATGATATTTCATATGATACTATTAAAGTTTTAACAAAAAAAATAGATGTAAATTATTTTAATAAAAAAATATTATTTAATGGTAAAATTAATTACTCTTTAAAATCAGATTTACGTTTTACACAAAATAACATCATTAGTTCAATTAAGACTAGTGTAGGAGAAATTGTTAAATACAATCAAGTTTTAGGATTATTAGAAAATAAAATTTTAGAAAACAGTATAGAAAAAGCAAAAATTGAACTACAAAAAGCTAAGTACAAATTTGAAGAAGAAAAAATAAATTTCGGCAATAACATTACAAAATCTAGTTTTGAAAACCTAAAAATAAGAAGCGGACTATTTGAAGCACAGAATAATTTAGATAGGGCTCAAATAGAATATAATCAAACAATATTAAAAGCTCCATTTTCTGGTATTATTGCTAATTTAGAAAAAAAAGAAGGTGATTTTATCACTACTGCAGATGTGTTTTGCACGTTAATCAATCCTAATAAATTAGAAGTTTTCTTTTCGGTTTTAGAAAATGAATTTCAGTTTGTTTCAATTGGGCAAGAAATTGAAATACTCTCTTTTGTTAACAATGATGAATCGTTAAAAGGCAGAATAACAGAGATTAACCCACTAGTTGATAAAAATGGATTAATTAAAATTAAAGCCAAGGTTTTAAGTAAAGAAACTAATTTACTAGATGGTATGAATGTAAAAGTTTTAATTAATAAGCCTTTAAAAGATGTTATTGTGATACCAAAAGAAGCCTTGGTTTTACGTTCAAATAGGCAAGTTGTTTTTACCCTAGAAAAAGGATTGGCAAAATGGAACTATGTAGAAGTGGCTGGAGAAAATAATAATAGTTATGCAATTAAAAAAGGTTTAAAAGTTTCGGACACTATTATAGTTTCAGGTAATTTAAATTTATCTCACGATGCAAAAGTTAATGCTACTTTTATTGAGAAAGAGGTATATATAAAATAA